From the Candidatus Cloacimonadota bacterium genome, the window TCCCCAAAACGTTACAGCGCGCAAAGTATATGAATTCACTACTTTCACAACTGGTGTAAACAGTGTAATAAAGTTTATCAACAACCAAGAATCCGGTTTGGGTAAACCCTTACCCAAGGGTGTGTTCAAGATTTATCAAGCCGATAGCGATGGGAACATGGAATTTATCGGCGAAGACAGCATCGACCACACCGGTCGTAATGAGGAGATTAGCATCAACACGGGCAAGGCTTTCGATTTGGTGGCAAACTCGTCCGTACGCAATCAGCGAACAGTTTCGCAGCGCGTATCCGAGCGTGAAATTCACATCAATCTCAAGAATAACTCCCAGAAGCCCAGCAGCATAAACGTAGTGCATCAGCTTTCTGGAAATGCTCGTATAGTTCATTCCGAAAGGAGATACGGTTTGGATGCCACCACCAATAAAGTTACTTTTACGGTGGATTTGGAACCCGATACCGAATATAGTTTCTTCTTCCGCGAACGCAACGAATGGTAAATGTAACAAGACCTTGAGGAGGAAATAGATGCGCGAGAGGATATTTTCCAATCTCGTGGGCATACATCGTGAAATGCTCAAGCTTTTAGGCGAAGTAAACGCTCTTAGCAACGATCCTTTAGCCATAGAAGATGCCATCGATGAAGCCTGGCATCCCAAATGTGACGTATTTCTTACAGATACCCATTGGGTAGTAGTTGCCGAATTGGCAGGAGTGGAGAAAGATGAGATCGCCATTTCGCTAAGTCCGGAGTATTTACGAATCAGCGGTCAGCGCAGTTTTCCCTCCAAGCACTGTCCACTTAGTTATTATAACATGGAAATTGAAACCGGGCATTTTGAGCGCAAGATCTATTTCCCGGAAGAGGA encodes:
- a CDS encoding Hsp20/alpha crystallin family protein, with the protein product MRERIFSNLVGIHREMLKLLGEVNALSNDPLAIEDAIDEAWHPKCDVFLTDTHWVVVAELAGVEKDEIAISLSPEYLRISGQRSFPSKHCPLSYYNMEIETGHFERKIYFPEEELDKENPQVSYINGILRIAFTLAPVVERIIPIS